From a region of the Leishmania braziliensis MHOM/BR/75/M2904 complete genome, chromosome 2 genome:
- a CDS encoding Retrotransposable element SLACS — protein MLKRHFEWANPIHSSFYYCTAVDVNGAGCTYANDSEKAVQDHIRERHPGSGATPRRFGMSPLHGGMATIGPSCSITAVVAAVCTMPGLTNINTTLLRAFRGSTADTAREVIRALDLQLPTSPGWALEKLTAQDDAIRRAFAATARQDVYCSWCGETEEGQPEPQIATVTYEAPAGGLPGTTATAISEAFGHVSANLPHHCPACRTEGATLSALSVFLFGEAVAITVIPPAGNQKAVGLPELPLEVMLPTALFSQNPYKLHAAICATTSKHVVAYVRCREDGKEQWHRYDGTVHDTDVPPPDPATIDTLIFTRAPYKPAGEGDNEEDTGTHPVRPTRPTAPPPPPSRDPWGRTTYGMHPDTAEQEEEDTGIAPRPAEPRTETHTPPTQPPGTEREGEESDTTESVHTEPDQAAEDVSQTSDEARHRFHHGENTAAQQTGTIHCPACPRTWTSRARRQQQTSHLNTTHAREVVRVDALKATGVDRCLSCGEFVIASGNARRAHGRKCGEFVTRAVRNQKRARTEQSTPRQDAVVEPTPETPLPPTRHRTRPTEADAEWVQEFPATIRTLRKQEWGHWAEAVGHTLLGYTAAAAAGRYQRQLALTELVRTRLAKPRAPAREEDESHQEEPSETPREGERDEPYTGHAGATRRANTEEHLPTRNAHTAEERRARRILHQLSLGAVGKAARTLFQAQLPRARASEALDQLRALHPQEDPAGYPCPPQTPFPHGLKPEKVRNVVLKRLGRAAAPGLDGWTRELLVPVVENAALLAETTALMQDILAGNVSASFAFRLRACVVHPFLKEPGSPKVRPITPESVWLKIASHLALDAVEKPFRDIFQGWQFGVWGDAAEAVAQIRETYASESADTLVALDATNAYNRVSRAWVLRAAFRHHALRHTFGVVDLSLGEPGALGVYEGGRRVEQLWSTRGVRQGMVLSPLLFATAVAETLRPIMAAHPLAKVTAYLDDLTVVGPRAAVQAFLDEAGPALAATGFDINPAKSHHLSKSAAPEPVSVAGVAVPLASGVVRILGAGFRGSGAPVDEWVWEKTRPYEAYFTALGGDELPRHARMNLLRASALPRLTFLLRTHSADELRDSAAWFDDRVLHTLSVLAGGAPIEGAAAPPFASSPLPWADAGCGRSWPSRASRRTA, from the coding sequence ATGCTCAAGCGACACTTCGAGTGGGCGAATCCCATCCACAGCAGTTTCTACTACTGCACAGCTGTGGACGTAAACGGAGCCGGCTGTACATACGCAAACGACTCCGAAAAGGCGGTCCAGGACCACATTCGCGAGCGCCACCCCGGGTCCGGAGCAACGCCGCGAAGATTCGGAATGTCACCGCTCCACGGCGGCATGGCGACAATCGGGCCGTCGTGCTCGATAAcggccgtcgtcgccgctgtctgCACGATGCCGGGACTCACCAACATCAATACAACTCTCCTCCGAGCCTTCCGCGGATCTACGGCCGACACCGCGCGGGAGGTGATACGGGCTCTCGACCTCCAGCTTCCCACCTCACCGGGATGGGCCCTGGAGAAACTCACGGCACAGGACGACGCCATCAGACgcgccttcgccgccacggcgcgcCAAGACGTCTACTGTTCCTGGTGCGGTGAAACGGAAGAGGGACAGCCAGAACCACAGATAGCAACTGTGACCTACGAGGCGCCGGCCGGCGGCCTCCCAGGCACCACGGCGACCGCTATCAGCGAGGCATTCGGCCACGTATCGGCCAACTTGCCTCACCACTGCCCGGCTTGCCGCACCGAAGGCGCCACTCTATCCGCACTGTCGGTTTTTCTCTTCGGAGAAGCCGTGGCAATCACAGTCATACCGCCAGCTGGAAACCAGAAAGCGGTAGGTCTGCCGGAATTGCCGCTGGAGGTGATGCTCCCGACGGCGCTCTTCAGCCAGAACCCCTATAAACTCCACGCCGCGATCTGCGCCACGACGTCGAAGCACGTGGTCGCATACGTCCGGTGCCGGGAAGATGGGAAGGAGCAATGGCACCGCTACGACGGCACCGTTCACGACACagacgtgccgccgccagacCCAGCCACCATCGACACCCTGATCTTCACACGCGCTCCCTACAAGCCGGCCGGCGAGGGAGACAATGAGGAGGACACAGGCACCCACCCAGTCAGGCCAACGCGgccaacagcaccgccaccgccaccgtcacgcGACCCGTGGGGCCGCACAACCTACGGCATGCACCCGGACACCGcggagcaagaggaggaagacaccGGGATCGCACCCAGGCCGGCCGAGCCACGgacggagacacacacaccacccacccagCCACCCGGAAccgaaagggagggagaggagagcgacacgACCGAGAGCGTGCACACAGAGCCCGACCAGGCCGCCGAGGACGTGTCACAAACCTCCGACGAGGCACGGCACCGATTTCACCACGGCGAGAAcacggcagcacagcagacCGGGACGATCCACTGCCCGGCCTGCCCGCGCACATGGACATCGCGCGCccggcggcaacaacagaCTAGCCACCTTAACACCACCCACGCCagagaggtggtgagggTGGACGCGCTGAAGGCCACCGGGGTAGACCGCTGCCTCTCGTGCGGCGAGTTCGTCATCGCGTCCGGAAACGCTCGACGAGCACACGGCCGGAAATGCGGCGAGTTCGTCACCAGGGCGGTCCGCAACCAGAAGCGCGCACGGACAGAGCAAAGCACACCCCGGCAGGACGCAGTGGTGGAGCCCACCCCGGAGACACCACTACCGCCGACACGCCACCGCACCAGACCCACGGAGGCCGACGCCGAGTGGGTGCAGGAGTTTCCCGCCACGATCCGGACACTCCGGAAGCAGGAATGGGGACACTGGGCCGAGGCGGTCGGCCACACCCTCCTCGGCTacaccgcggcggccgccgcgggaCGCTACCAGCGCCAGCTGGCGCTTACCGAGCTGGTGCGCACTCGCCTCGCCAAACcgcgcgcaccagcacgggaggaggacgagagcCACCAAGAGGAACCCAGCGAGACGCccagggagggagaaagagacgagCCGTACACGGGCCACGCCGGCGCCACACGGCGAGCCAACACGGAGGAACACCTTCCCACCAGAAACGCGCACACCGCTGAGGAacgccgcgcgcgccgcaTCCTCCACCAACTCTCGCTAGGAGCCGTCGGaaaggcggcgcgcacgctgTTCCAGGCACAGCtcccacgcgcgcgcgccagcgaGGCACTGGACCAGCTCCGCGCGCTTCACCCGCAGGAAGACCCAGCGGGGTACCCGTGCCCACCGCAGACACCTTTTCCCCACGGCCTAAAGCCGGAGAAGGTCAGGAACGTGGTGCTGAAACGGCTCGGCCGAGCCGCCGCACCGGGGCTCGACGGATGGACCCGAGAACTGCTCGTTCCCGTGGTCGAAAATGCGGCGCTCCTGGCGGAGACGACCGCACTGATGCAAGACATCCTCGCCGGGAACGTGTCGGCGTCCTTCGCGTTCCGCCTCCGCGCGTGCGTCGTCCACCCGTTCCTGAAAGAACCGGGGTCGCCGAAGGTCCGGCCAATCACGCCGGAGTCGGTGTGGCTGAAAATCGCCTCGCACCTCGCACTGGACGCGGTGGAAAAGCCGTTCCGCGACATCTTCCAGGGATGGCAATTCGGTGTGTGgggcgacgccgccgaggcggtcGCCCAGATCCGGGAGACGTACGCGAGCGAGTCGGCCGACACGCTCGTCGCGCTAGACGCGACCAACGCGTACAACCGCGTCTCCCGCGCATGGGTGCTGAGGGCGGCGTTCCGCCACCACGCCCTCCGCCACACGTTCGGGGTGGTGGACCTTTCCCTCGGGGAGCCGGGCGCCCTTGGCGTCTACGAGGGCGGCCGCCGGGTAGAGCAACTCTGGTCGACGCGCGGCGTCCGCCAGGGCATGGTGCTCAgtccccttctcttcgccaccgccgtggccGAGACACTGCGGCCGATTATGGCGGCGCACCCGCTCGCCAAAGTGACGGCGTATCTCGACGACCTGACCGTCGTCGGTCCACGGGCGGCAGTCCAGGCGTTCCTGGACGAGGCGGGGCCGGCGCTCGCGGCCACCGGCTTCGACATCAACCCGGCGAAAAGCCACCACCTGTCGAAGAGCGCCGCGCCAGAGCCGGTGTCGGTCGCcggggtggcggtgccgctggcgaGCGGCGTGGTGCGCATCCTCGGCGCCGGCttccgcggcagcggcgcgccggtGGACGAGTGGGTGTGGGAGAAAACCCGCCCGTACGAGGCGTACTTCACCGCCCTTGGCGGGGACGAGCTCCCACGCCACGCGCGCATGAACCTCCTGCGtgcgtcggcgctgccgcgcctgACCTTTCTCTTGCGGACCCACAGCGCcgacgagctgcgcgacagcgcGGCATGGTTTGACGACCGCGTCCTCCATACGTTGTCGGTCCTCGCGGGCGGCGCGCCGATCGAAGGGGCGGCCGCCCCTCCCTTTGCCAGCTCCCCCTTGCCATGGGCGGATGCGGGCTGCGGTCGCAGCTGGCCATCTCGCGCTTCGCGGCGCACAGCGTAG